The Natrinema pellirubrum DSM 15624 region ATCGACGAGATACAGGGCGCGATCGATCGGATTCCGGTCCACGAAATCGACGCCTTCCTCGTCGTCGCCGGCATGGGCGGCGGCACCGGGAGCGGCGGCGCACCGGTCCTCGCGAAACACCTCCGGCGGATCTACACCCAGCCCGTCTACGGGCTCGGGATCCTCCCCGGGACCGACGAGGGCGGGATCTACACGCTCAACGCGGCCCGGTCGTTCCGCACGTTCGTCGACGAGGTCGACAACCTGCTGGTCTTCGACAACGACGCATGGCGCAGCGCCGGCGAGTCGGTCGCGGGCGGCTACGACCGGATCAACCGCGAGATCGTCGAGCGGTTCGGGCTCCTCTTCGCCGCCGGCGAGATCGACCAGGGCGATCACGTCGCCGAAAGCGTCGTCGACTCCTCGGAGATCATCAACACGCTCTCGGGCGGGGGCGTCTCCACGATCGGCTACGCCAGCGAGACGGTCGAGACCGACGACGGACTGCTCTCGTCGCTGACCGGCGACGATGGATTCGACGAGGGCGCGGCGACCAACCGGCTGACGAGCCTCGTCCGCAAGGCCACGCTCGGCCGGCTGACCATGCCCTGTGACGTCGCCAGCGCCGACCGCGGACTGGTCGTCGCCACCGGCCCGCCGAGCCGGCTCAACCGCAAGGGCGTCGAGCGCGGCCGCCAGTGGCTCGAGGACGAGACGGGAAGCATGGAGATCCGCGGTGGCGATTACCCCCTGCCCGACCGGAACGAGGTCGGGACGATCGTCCTGCTGTCGGGAGTCACCGACGTGCCGCGGATCGACCAACTGCAGCAGGTCGCCATCGAGGCACAGGAGACGACCGAGGACGTCCGGGCGCAGGCCGACGAGGCGTTTACGTCCCTGATGGACACCGGCGGCGAACTCGACGCACTATTTTAGTTGCCCGAGGGCCCGCGGCGTTCGTCGACCATGTATCTGAAGCGAAGACTCTCACGGCCCTACACGGACGCCATCGGACGGCAAACGACGGGGAACTAAGACGCCCGCCGCCCGAGAGTCGCGGGAATGACTGCCGACGAGATCACGCGCATCGACGTTGGCGGGGACGCGCCGGAAGGGACCAACAGCGCGTACCTCGTTGGCGATCGGGCCGTCGTCGACCCCGGACCGCCGACCGACCGCGCGTGGCGCGACCTCCGGACGGGCCTCGAGCGAGCCGGCGTCGAGCCGACGGCGATGGAATACGTCCTCGTGACCCACTGGCACGCGGATCACGCCGGAATCGCGCCGCGGCTGGCCGCGACAGCGGACGCGACGCTCGCGATGGGGGCCGGCGACGCGCCGCTGGTCGCCGACTACGCCCGTGAGCGCGAGCGCCGCCTCGAGCGCGACGCCGCGACGATGGACGCCTGGGGCGTGCCGGCCGACGCCGTCAGTGAGGTCATCGACGGCGACGCCGTCTCGGCGATGCCCGACGAGACATCCGTCGAGCGACTCGCAGACGGCGACCGGGTCGCGGGGCTCGAGGCGGTGGCGACGCCGGGACACACGCTCGGGCACACCGCCTTCGCCGGCGACGGATTCGTCCTGGTCGGCGACGCCGTCCTGCCGACCACCACGCCGAACGTCGGCGGGAGTGACACCCGGACCCTTCGCCCGACGGCGGTCAACCCGGCCAGATGCGACGATCCGGCGGCCGGTGGCGCGGCGATCGATCACGACCCATTGGCGGCGTTTCGGCGTACGCTCGAGCGACTCGCCGACCGGTCCGAGCGGCTCCTACCCGGCCACGGTACCGCCGTCGAGTCCGGACGCGTCGCCGAGATCCTGACCCATCACCGGGAGCGCTCCCGGCGGGTGTTCGCGGCGCTCGAACGACGCGGCACCGCGACCCCCTGGGACCTCGCCGGCGACCTGTTCGGTGACCTCGTGGGGATCCACGTCAAGTTCGGGGCCGGCGAAGCGGCGGCGCACCTGCGGACCCTCGAGCGGCAGGGACGGGTCGATCGCCTCGAGGATCCGCCCCGTCGCTACCGGCCCGTCGATCGGGAGCCGAGGACCCGAGAAACGGGCGTCTAGGGACTGATTACCGCCGCGGGAGACCACCGTGGGCCATCGGGTATCGGCTCGGGTCACATCACCGTTCGTGTCAGTTCGAGTAACCTGACAATAACGAACTGTGATATGCGTGACCGAACTGCTATGGGTGGATAAGCGGGGAGCGATTCCACGACCGGATCGACCGTACGAAAGACGCTCGAGGCGGTACTGCTCCGGAGCGACGGCCGGACGGTAATCGAGGAGTGTCGGCGGTGTGGAACGACGCTCGAGTCGGCCGCGACGTGTCCGGCCTGTGGCTGTGACGACATCGTCGAGTATCGGATCCAGTGACGACTACGGAGTCAGCGGAAAGCGCCGACGACGGCGTCGTCAGCGGGAGTCGATCGGGAGCAGGTCCGTCTCGATGCCGTCCCGCCGTCCGTCGAGGACGTCGAACCGCTCGCCACGTCGGCCCTCGAGCCAGTAGAGCAGTCGCTCGGCCCACTCGAGTTTGTGCGATTTCGCGTCATCGACCGCGGGATCATCGAAGTCCCAGCCGACGAAGATCAGATCGGCGGCCCCGAGGTGATCGGCGAGAAAGGTCGCTCGGTCGCCGTCGGTAAAGCCCCCAAAGTTCCGGACCGGTCCTGTCGGTGCGGCCTGGGTCGTTGGCAGGACGTACGCGTGGTCACACGCCGGAACGACGTCCCGAATAGCCTCGCGGTTGTCGCCGTGGCCGTGAACCGCGACCGGGACCCCCTGGTGGGTAAGTCGCTCGACGGTCCCGGGATTCTTGTCGAGGTCGGTCACCATACAGTCGGCGTCGATCCCGCGGCTCGCGAGCGTATCGACGGCGGTCGATGCGGCGAGGACGACGTCGGCCTGGCGCGCCCGCTCGAGGCTCCGATCGTCGGTCAGCGATGGGCCGGCCCCCGCGATTGCCACCGTCGCGTCCGGCCCGATCGGGAGTTCCGTCGGGTCGAACGACGTCTCGAGCAGCGATGCCAGCAGGTCGCGACCGCGCTCGTCGCCGGCCCGACCGTAGCCGAAATCCTCGAGGATGGCTGCATAGACCGGTTCCCACTCGTCGAACTCCATATGGGTACTCGCGGCGCTACCGGTTTGGACCTTCGGGACTCACTGCTGGTCGACGTAGGACCACAATAATTCCGTGATGTGGGCCGGGGGTCGCCTCCAAAGTACCCCTACCCGGGAGGCCGCCCGGCGTCCACTCTCCCATTTTGAAGCATCCGGTATAAGCTTTCTCTTAACGCAGCAGTTCTGACAGCTTCTCGCCGAGCGCGCCCAAACGGCCGTCACGGGACGCGAGATCCGCTGCAACGCCGGAAACCGACGTCGTCGATCCGACGAGCAGCAGTCGGGCGTCTGACGTGCGTTGGACGACTGCCCCGTGGTCGGCCGCGACCGCCGTCAATCGCTCCCCGGCGTCGGAATCGAGCCCGTCGATCTCGAGGAGTTGGGCCTGCCAGTCATCGGCGAAGTCGGGATCGACGCCGCGCTCTCGCAGTTGCGCCCGGAACTCGGCCGTCGAGTGGACGTCCAGTTGCGAGACGTCGATCCCCGCGACCGTCCCGGCCCGTCGCTCGGTGAACGCCTTCCCGATCAGGGCCGCGTCCCGCGTTTCGGCCACGTCGTGGGTCCGGATCACGTGTGCCCCCCGCTCGACGGCCATCGAGGTCGCGGCCAGACTCACCGGCAGCCGTTCCTCGGTCTCGCGGCCGGCGATTTCCCCGAGGAAGTTCTTCCGATTGATCGAGACCAGCATCGGCCGCTCGAGCGCCCGGAACTCCCGCAGACGCCGGAACGTCTCCTGATCGTCGGCGACCGTCTGGGCCTCGCTCCAACCGCCGAAGGCGGGATCGACGATCGTCTTGTCGGTCAGCCCGTTCTGTTTCAGCGCCTCGTAGACCTGATCGACGTAGTCCGCATCGGCCGCCCAGTCGGAAGACTTCCGAGACGACCAGTCGGTCTCCTCGACTGCGCCGGGGCGCTCGAGATCCGGCGGGCTGGCCATCTTCGCGACCGCGACGTCGTGGTCCTCGCAGACTGTCGGCATCTCGGGGTCGGCGAAGCCCGCGATGTCGTTGACCATGTCGAACCCCTGCGAGAGCGCCTCGTCGGCGACCTCGGCGTACCGGGTTTCGATGGAGAAGACAGCGTCGCCCGAGACGCTCTCGATCGTCTCGAGCGCGATATGGAGCCGCTCGAGTTCCTCCTCGGCCGAGAGGACGTCGAAGCGCTTGTTCGCGGACTCGAGACCGATGTCGACGATGTCGGCCCCTTCGCCGATCAGTTCCTCGTCGACGTAGCGGGCCGCGTCGCCGGGGTCGTCGTAGACGCTGGGATCGTAAGGAGACTCCTCGCTGACGTTCAATACGCCCATGATCCGGGGCGGGTGGTCGTCACCGATCCCTAGGCCGGCGGCGTCGACGTTGTGCATACCCGGTCTGAGGAAGCGAGGCAAAAAGGTATCGTGGTTCCGGCGAACCGCTATCGGTCCGCGGCGGAACGAACGGGCTCGGCCTCCGTTCGGCGACGGATCACGCCGTCTTCGGAACGCGCCGGGATGCTCGTCCTGACCCAGCGCGTGCCGTCGATCGTCACCGCCCGCTTGTCGGTCAGCGAGGGCAGATCAAGGGAGCCGTCCGCGACCGCCGCGCCGGTGACCGCGAGTTCGTCACCGGCACCCTCGTCGACGACTCGCGCTCGGACCCCGGGGAGGGGGTCGCCGATCGAGACGGACGCGACGTCGGCCGGCGTTCGCACGTGTGTCAGCCCGGTTTCGGGGAACCCGCACAGCCGAACCGCGTCGCCGGGATCACCGGCATCGCCGTGTTCCGCACCGAACGTCGCCCGCGTCGATTCGACGACGCGGAGTCCGCGGTCGTCGATGCCCCCGTTCGCGCGGAGATCGCGGTACTGACCCGGAGTGACGAACGTCCGATCGGCTTCGGTCGTCACGAGCAACGAGCGCAGCGTCGTCGGATCGGCAGTCGTGATCGGCCGGTATCGCCCGCCGTCGGTAAGCGTCGCGTTCGCCCCGTACATGAACTCGATCGGGTCCGAGAGGGGCACCGCGCTACGGTGGGACTCGAGGGGGTCGGAGCCGTCGCCGGGAGCGTCCGGCCGAGCGCTTGCGGCCGTGTGCAGGGATGCGTGCGTGTAGACGGCGGCGACGGGCGGGCGCTCGTCGCGATCGACGTAGGCGATCAGCGCCGGGTCCTCGTCCGCTCGCCGCACGACATCGATGCCGGTCCGCGAGTTCGAGCCGTTCATCCCGCCGTTGTCGAGGAAGTCGGCGAACGAGACCCCCATCCGGGTGTCGGCGTCGACGGTCACGGCGACGCGCAGCGATTCGCTGCCCGTCAGGAGGGGCATGATCGGGCTCGAGTCGGTCACGAGCGCCGTCGCCTCGGTGTCGCTCAGGACGTGTCGCACGTCTCGGTTCCCGTAGGTTGCGGGGAGCGTGACGGGAACGCAGCCGGCCCTGAGCGTGCCGTAGGCCGCGACGAGAACCGAGCGCGGATCGGCGACGTGAATTGCGACCCGATCGCCGGCCGTGATCTCCCGCTCCCCGAGGCCGCCCGCAAACGAGTCCGTGGCGGTCCAGAGCTGCGAAAACGTCATCGGATCCTCGCAATCGATTGCCGTCGCTCCGGGGTCGGTTCGCATCGCCGATCGGAGTTCGGTTACGAAATTCGTCATCTATCCGAACGGACGTGGTAAATATTCATAAGTATTTACTGCTAGCTGAATAGCTGGACATAAGTATAGTTTTATAGATTGTTAATAGAGATACGAGCGGATATCTTCCAGAATGTGTGGCGACAATCGAAAATCGTCCCAAAACCGCCGCTCACCAGTAGTCACGGTCCGCACAGGTCGCGACGATCGAGGTGCCCGTCGTCACTCCTCCTCGAGGACCGCCAGCCGCGAGTCACGCAGCAGTACCTTCTTGACGATCGAGGGGTTCTCGAGCAGGCGGTGTTTCGCGTGAGCGCCCCGGCCGCGTCCCCGACCCTCGCGCTCGGACTGGATTACGTTGAGGAAGTTCTGCTCCTGGAGGATCTCCTGGACCCGGCGCTCCGAGAGGACGTCGAAGTCGAGCCGGCGGGCGATCTCCTTGTACTGGTTGTAGATGATCTTCGTCGGGAACTCCTTTTCCTGGCTGTTCTCGGTGAGCAGGGTCAGCGAGTAGAGGATCGCCTTGGCCTGCTGGGGCGAGCCCTCGATGAGTTCGTTGAAGCGGTCGGCCTCGGTCTTTTCCTTGGCGTCGCGGACGTGGTCGGCCGTCACACGGGTGTCGTTTCGCTTCTTCGCGATCCGGCCAGCGTTCCGGAGGATGTCGATCGCCTTGCGCGCGTCGCCGTGTTCTTGGGCCGCGAGCGCGGCGGTCAACGGGATCACGTCGTCGGAGAGGACACCGTCGTGGAACGCGTCGCGGCGTTTCTCGAGGATTTCGACGAGTTGGTTGGCGTCGTACGGCGAGAAGACGAGTTCGTCCCGCGAGAGGCTGGACTTGACGCGTTCGGAGAGGTGATCGGGGAAGTCGATCTTGTTCGAGATGCCGATGATACCGATGCTCGAGTCCGAGATCCGGCGGTTCTCGCCGGCCCGGGAGAGCTTGCGCAACACTTCGTCGTCCTCGAGCATGTCGATCTCGTCTAAGATCACGATCGTCACGTCGGTGCAGTGATCGACGGCCTGCCAGAGGCGCTTGTAGTAGTCGCCGGTCCCGAGCCCCCGGTCGGGGACGGTGACCCCGCTCGCGTCGGGTTCGTTGACGATCTGAGCGATCGTCTTGACGATGGAGGCCTCGGTGTTCTGTTCCCCGCAGTCGATGAAGGCGTATTTCACGGTGACGTCGTCGTGTTCGGCCTCGGTGATTACGCGCTGGGTGACCGACCGCGAGATGAGCGACTTGCCGGTACCGGTCTTGCCGAAGATGAACAGGTGGTTGGGCTCGCTCCCGAAGATCGCCGGGTTCAGGGCGTCTGCAACCCGTTGCATCTGTTCGTCGCGACCGACGATCCGGTCCGGCCCGGGCAGGTGCGTGATCTCGAGCAGACGCTCGTCGGCGAAGACGGGGTCGTCGTACCGAAAGAGCGGATCTCGATCGTCGTTGGCGGCCATTGCAGTGGCCGGCCTTTTCAACTCGACTGAAATAAAGCTGTGGAGATCGATCGCGGATGTAAACACGTCGGGTAAGCGACTCGAGCGCCCGTTTTCGACTACCTGACCGTCCGTCCAGCGATCCGCCGCCCTCGCGCTTCTAACGCTAAAACCGATCGATTCACACGACGGGCACCCCCATCGCGGGTGTAAAACCGGCGCGTTCGATCACGAAAACCCCAGTACCGACCGATTCAGAGAACTGTGTCGCGGTCACTGCGTGTGGTCCGAATCCGAGACTGCAGTCGAAACCGCATCGCTACAGCGGTCGAACGTTCGAATCGGGATTCGCTCGAGGGGGCACACCCCGGTCGCGTTTGTAACGGGAAACGAGTGGGGTGGTCCGATCAGTATTGCCCGATTTGGGCCGTATGAGGCGAACTATCGAACTGTCTTTCATCCGCGACAGAGGTGTGTTCATGAACAGAACCCCCACTCGCAATCACGGTTACAAACGCGAGGGGGGTGTGTCCCTCTCTCACTAATTCCAATCCAACCCGTACAGGGCGATACTGGACGAGAACGATCCGGTTGTACCGGCACAATCAACGGAGAGTCGACGGGGCCACGACTTCGATAGGACCCACAGTCACGGAAACACACTGTCGGAACACTACGATGGGGAGACCGTTCTATCGGACGACCATGTCTCTAGTCTAGTAGTCTCTAGTCTAGTAGTATTTCTAGACTAGTATATCTAATAGCCTCAGCTTTGCACGTTGAAGTAGGAGCGTGACGTAGGCGGTGGCAAAGACGGATGATGCCGATTACGGACTTCTTGTCGTGTACGCGTGCGTTCGACGAGTTCGAGTCGCTGTCTCCAGCAC contains the following coding sequences:
- a CDS encoding 6-hydroxymethylpterin diphosphokinase MptE-like protein; translation: MEFDEWEPVYAAILEDFGYGRAGDERGRDLLASLLETSFDPTELPIGPDATVAIAGAGPSLTDDRSLERARQADVVLAASTAVDTLASRGIDADCMVTDLDKNPGTVERLTHQGVPVAVHGHGDNREAIRDVVPACDHAYVLPTTQAAPTGPVRNFGGFTDGDRATFLADHLGAADLIFVGWDFDDPAVDDAKSHKLEWAERLLYWLEGRRGERFDVLDGRRDGIETDLLPIDSR
- a CDS encoding Cdc6/Cdc18 family protein yields the protein MAANDDRDPLFRYDDPVFADERLLEITHLPGPDRIVGRDEQMQRVADALNPAIFGSEPNHLFIFGKTGTGKSLISRSVTQRVITEAEHDDVTVKYAFIDCGEQNTEASIVKTIAQIVNEPDASGVTVPDRGLGTGDYYKRLWQAVDHCTDVTIVILDEIDMLEDDEVLRKLSRAGENRRISDSSIGIIGISNKIDFPDHLSERVKSSLSRDELVFSPYDANQLVEILEKRRDAFHDGVLSDDVIPLTAALAAQEHGDARKAIDILRNAGRIAKKRNDTRVTADHVRDAKEKTEADRFNELIEGSPQQAKAILYSLTLLTENSQEKEFPTKIIYNQYKEIARRLDFDVLSERRVQEILQEQNFLNVIQSEREGRGRGRGAHAKHRLLENPSIVKKVLLRDSRLAVLEEE
- a CDS encoding MBL fold metallo-hydrolase — protein: MTADEITRIDVGGDAPEGTNSAYLVGDRAVVDPGPPTDRAWRDLRTGLERAGVEPTAMEYVLVTHWHADHAGIAPRLAATADATLAMGAGDAPLVADYARERERRLERDAATMDAWGVPADAVSEVIDGDAVSAMPDETSVERLADGDRVAGLEAVATPGHTLGHTAFAGDGFVLVGDAVLPTTTPNVGGSDTRTLRPTAVNPARCDDPAAGGAAIDHDPLAAFRRTLERLADRSERLLPGHGTAVESGRVAEILTHHRERSRRVFAALERRGTATPWDLAGDLFGDLVGIHVKFGAGEAAAHLRTLERQGRVDRLEDPPRRYRPVDREPRTRETGV
- a CDS encoding AMP-binding protein encodes the protein MTNFVTELRSAMRTDPGATAIDCEDPMTFSQLWTATDSFAGGLGEREITAGDRVAIHVADPRSVLVAAYGTLRAGCVPVTLPATYGNRDVRHVLSDTEATALVTDSSPIMPLLTGSESLRVAVTVDADTRMGVSFADFLDNGGMNGSNSRTGIDVVRRADEDPALIAYVDRDERPPVAAVYTHASLHTAASARPDAPGDGSDPLESHRSAVPLSDPIEFMYGANATLTDGGRYRPITTADPTTLRSLLVTTEADRTFVTPGQYRDLRANGGIDDRGLRVVESTRATFGAEHGDAGDPGDAVRLCGFPETGLTHVRTPADVASVSIGDPLPGVRARVVDEGAGDELAVTGAAVADGSLDLPSLTDKRAVTIDGTRWVRTSIPARSEDGVIRRRTEAEPVRSAADR
- the folP gene encoding dihydropteroate synthase; protein product: MHNVDAAGLGIGDDHPPRIMGVLNVSEESPYDPSVYDDPGDAARYVDEELIGEGADIVDIGLESANKRFDVLSAEEELERLHIALETIESVSGDAVFSIETRYAEVADEALSQGFDMVNDIAGFADPEMPTVCEDHDVAVAKMASPPDLERPGAVEETDWSSRKSSDWAADADYVDQVYEALKQNGLTDKTIVDPAFGGWSEAQTVADDQETFRRLREFRALERPMLVSINRKNFLGEIAGRETEERLPVSLAATSMAVERGAHVIRTHDVAETRDAALIGKAFTERRAGTVAGIDVSQLDVHSTAEFRAQLRERGVDPDFADDWQAQLLEIDGLDSDAGERLTAVAADHGAVVQRTSDARLLLVGSTTSVSGVAADLASRDGRLGALGEKLSELLR
- a CDS encoding tubulin/FtsZ family protein; protein product: MKLALIGFGQAGGKVVDEFLAFDERIGGGFVESAIAVNSATTDLKGLERVPERNRVLVGQARVKGHGVGADNELGAEIAEADIDEIQGAIDRIPVHEIDAFLVVAGMGGGTGSGGAPVLAKHLRRIYTQPVYGLGILPGTDEGGIYTLNAARSFRTFVDEVDNLLVFDNDAWRSAGESVAGGYDRINREIVERFGLLFAAGEIDQGDHVAESVVDSSEIINTLSGGGVSTIGYASETVETDDGLLSSLTGDDGFDEGAATNRLTSLVRKATLGRLTMPCDVASADRGLVVATGPPSRLNRKGVERGRQWLEDETGSMEIRGGDYPLPDRNEVGTIVLLSGVTDVPRIDQLQQVAIEAQETTEDVRAQADEAFTSLMDTGGELDALF